ATTTTTCGTAGCGCAATCGAAAGCCATCTCGATTTAAGAAATCCTGAAATGGAGAATCTATTCTTTAGCGTTCTGATCGGGACGATCTTTCAAAGAATGATGGATCAAGGAACGGTCGATTTTGAAAAAACATTCGAGATCGTTCGGGTCTTCGCTCCGTTTCTGACAGGCGGTTTGTTTATGGAATTTAAAAAGATCGGGAATGAATGAAGATCCATTCGAGCGATCAAAGATGATAGGGAGAGAAGTGATATGACCAATTTGAAACGTTACTCGTTCATTGTATGTTTTTTGGTTCCGGCTTTTGCGGTGCTGGGTTTTTATTTAGGCGGAGCGTATAATTTTCTTACCTTCGCGATCGTATTCGGCGTTCTTCCGATTCTGGATGTTCTGGTCGGAGCGGATCCGTCCAATCCGGTCGAAGAAGAGGTTCCGTCCTTACAAAATGAATTCTATTTTCGATTTCTGACTTATGTTTGGGCATGGGTTCAGATCGCTTTGGTGATTTGGGCGCTCTATGAGATTCAGACCAAAGAACTGACTGGATTGGAGTGGTTCGGATTCGTGCTCGCGATCGGAATCAATGCGGGAGGAATCGGAATCACGGTCGCTCATGAGCTGGGTCATAAGAGTAAGAAGATAGAACAATGGTATTCGAAATTCATTCTCATGACCGTCTGTTATATGCATTTTTTTATCGAGCACAACCGAGGACATCACGTAAACGTTTCGACACACGAGGATCCCGCGTCTTCCAGGAAAGGAGAATCCTTTTATAAATTTTATCCAAGAACCGTCTTCGGTTCTTATTTCTCAGCTTGGAAGTTGGAAGAAAAACGACTTTCCAAACTAGGAAAGTCTTCTTGGTCTCTGGAGAATGAGATGATTTCGTCGACGGTAATTCCACTTTTGTTTATAGGGATCGTGACAGCGGGACTGACTTTTTATACCGGTAGATTTTCCTGGGAAGTGCCGGCATTCTTTTTCGCTCAGAGTTTTATCGCATTCTCCCTTTTAGAGGTAGTGAATTATATAGAACACTACGGACTTCAGAGGAAAGAAATTGCACCTGGAAAGTTTGAGAAAGTTTTACCGATTCATTCGTGGAATCAGAATTTTGCGGTAAGTAACGCGTTTCTTTTTCAACTTCAGAGACACTCCGATCATCACGCGAACGCTGGAAGACGTTATTCGGCATTGAGACATTTCGAAGAAAGTCCGCAACTTCCTTACGGTTACGAAGTGATGGTTCTGGTTGCTTTGATTCCGCCTCTCTGGTATAAGATTATGGACTGGAGATTGGAAGATTGGAAGAAAAAATACTACGGGAATTCAAATTCAGAAACGGTTCGAAGCGCCGTCTAAAAAACATTCAAAAAGTATTCTATGTGAAGCCCGGGAGAGATTCCGGGCTTCACCACGTTCGATTCTTAATCTTTTCTTCTTAGTTCCATTTTTAATCCTAAAGGAACGTTCCGTGCGTCGGCGCCGAAGAGGATTTTCGGTATGCTTAAATCGGTGTTTGCCGGGTTTGTATCGAGTCCGTTACCGAGATCAAAGCTGACATTTATTTCATAATTCTGCCAAGCGTATTTTTTCTTCGATTCATCGCTTTCTCCGTCGAATGTGAACGTATAAGGTCCGTCGTACGGAACCAGAACTAAATTCAAATAGAATCTTCGTTTTGTTCCATGTTCCACGAGAGATAGTATAAAATTCGATTCCTCCGAAGTTAGGACACGGCTCGTGCTACCGATGGAAGGAAACGTATTTTCTTGATTCCATTGAATTTGAACATTTGCCGCGCCGGTGAGGATGTCGCTACGGACAAAGATCACACTCACGATGTTGTATGGAGAAGTGAATCCGCTGAACGTAGGCCATACTCTATGTTTTGGAATTCCTGACCATTCCGGATACTTAGTCAAAGGTTCGACTTCTTTGGTTGAGCCCCCTTCATTGTAGTAGTATTCTCCGTAGAATTCGTTGTTATATACGATTCCGGTATCGAACATCGCGATTTCAAAGGCGTCGATTTCAAAGTCTCTACCCGTTGTCATTCTTTGGCGACGGGAAGCCGGATACCATTCCGGGTTGATTTGTTCGCCTGCTTTGAGCACGATCTTCCTGGATTCTTCGTAGCCGCTCGGAGCAATGGCCCAGTGACTCCAATCGCGTCCGCTTCCAAAATTGCCTTCTTGATTCGTTTCGCCTGGACGATAATCGTAAGCAAAGATTTCCAGTTCTCCAAAATACACTCCTTGAAGACGTGAATTTGAAACTAAAAAATTGGAGGAGGCACCGGGAGCGGAAGTGAGCGAGCTTGCGGATACTTGAAGCAGTTTCGAATCCGTAAGGCGGGTCGATAATACGGGGGCATTGAGTTGATTTAAGAGTAGGAGGGCAAGATTGGTATTTTCATCTTTGCCGTCCTTTTTGCAATTTGAAAAGCTCAGGACGGTGATTGTGATGATCGTCATAAGACGGAAGACATTTCGTCTATTTGATTCTCGGTTTTGGACTCTTTGTGTTCTTTCCAACATTTGATTCTCCGTAGAAAGTTTTTATTTCCTAATTGCTTACGTTTGTTCCGTTAGTGCCTTGCCACGTTTTTTTCGGAATCGAGGGTTATTTTTGAAAAAAGAATCCACTGTTAAAGTGGTAGAATTGAGGGAGGGAGAAGGATTTTTCCGAAAAATTGACTTTTTCGAAATTTTTAAAATCTTCGATGATCGCTATTGCGCGCCCGCATATGCGTACAGAGCCGGGATTTCACTGCGACTTTCCGATTATCTCAAGGAAGTTTTTGTCAAGATGAGGTCTGTCTCGTTCTAAATCTTCGCAGGAACGCCGGCGACATTGAGACGCCGCCTAACAACGCGTTCCAAAAATAGAAAACGTCCCTTCGAAAAAATTCATTCTAAGAATTCTAATTCCTGAATATACTCTCGAAAGAATGCTTCGCTTATTGTTTGGAAAGAATTTTAACGGTTCTCTCCAAATCATCTCTGTGCTGTTTGAGGTCTTTTTTCAAAAGTGCCGGAATTTCTTTTTCCTCTTTTAGGAACCGATTTGTTCTATCTACAAGATCTTGATTCGGCTCCACGTTTGGAAATAAAATGTTTCCAAACGCGCTGGAGAAATGAGAATCTCTTTCCTTGTAAATCTTGATCACATGCTGAAAGTATTTCTCTTCGTAGATTTTTAGGATATCTTCCTGGTGGTCCCAGTAAAATCCCCGCATCCCGTAGCGGAGCATATCCGTTGAAAATTTCGTTTTCGGGTCGTTGAATTCTTTCCAAGCATCTTCTTTCGTGCCTGCATTCGGAAACGCCACCTTGGCTCCGTATGCCTTTTTGGTTCCGAGATCGGAAGTATCCGTCTTCAATTCCTTTTCAATGAGATCTAACGCGTCTTTGATACCGAACGCGGAAAGTCTGGTCAGAATGCTCCATCTTCTTTCTTGGTCGATTTTGATTCCCGGGATCTTTACGTTTCCGTCTAAGAGATCACGCAAATAATTCAACTGATTTTGGTTACGGGACGTCCCTTCCAGAATTCGATACCAGACTATTTTTTCCTCGTCCTTCGTCTCAGGATCTAAAATTCCTTTTTTCGCGAGTTCGTTGAGTTTTGTAGACCATTCTTCTCTGTTCTCTTTTTTTAGATAACTCGCGGCGATAGATGAGGCTTTCGTAAGAATATGACTGCTCCTAACGGAAAGGTCTTCCTCTTTGATTCCCTGCGAAAAGACAATTTCCAAAAAGTCCTTCGGTGAAATTTCCGCGTCACGCGTCATTTGCCACAGGGAACCCCAGAGAATTCTTCTTGAAAATCTATCCTTTAATTTGTTAAGCGAAGTCTTTAGTAAGACGATAGAATCCTTCGGAAGATAGGTTTTGGCATAAGCGTGGTCGTTCGTGTTTAGGACGACGATTTCGGAACTTCCTGAAACGTGTTTGTATGGTAGAATCGTTTCTTTGCCCTTCACTACGATTCTATCCTTCCAGACGGTCTCGAAAGAATCCCCTTTGAGAGAAAATATCGTTACTTCAAGGGCGTGAGTTCTGTATAAGCCGTTTTTTTCGGAAGGAAGTTGCCGAATCAAAAGATGATCCTCTTTCCATTCCGGGAGGAGCGTGTTTACGCCCGTTGTGTCGAGCCATTCTTTGCTCCAACCCCGGATGTCGATTCCGGATGTCTCGGACATTGTGTCTAAAAAATCGTTCTGAACCGTATTGGAATTCGCAAATTTTTGAAAGTATTTCCGCATCGCCTTTCGAAAGGATTCTTCTCCGATGTAATACATCAACTGGCGAAGGACCGAGGCGCCTTTTGAATAGGAGATTCCGTCGAAGTTGCTGATGGCGTCTAACGTATTTTCCGCAGTGCCCGCGATCGGATGAGTCGTGGATAACTGATCTTCTCTGTATGCCCATTCTTCTCTTACGTAAAAATGTTCGAGTGCGTCCGGGAAAAGTTTTCCTTGCGACATCGCGTAATAGGAGAGATAGTCCGCGAAACTTTCGTTTAACCAGAGATCATTCCACCATTTCATCGTTACAAGATTTCCGAACCACATATGAACCATTTCGTGGTAGATCGTATTGGCTCTTCCGAGATATTCGGAATAGATTCTCGGACTTCTGAATATGTAGTGCTCGGAAAAAGTGACCGCGCCGACGTTTTCCATCGCGCCCATATTGAATTCGGGAACGAAGATCTGATCGTATTTTCCGTACGGATAGGGAACTTCGAAATAGGATTCTAAGAATGCGAAGGATTCTTTTGTGATCGCAAAGATGTTCTCTGCGTCCATAAACTTCGAAAGAGATTTTCTACAAAGAATTCTGAGAGGAATGTTTTTGTATTTGTCTTCCCAGACTTCGTACGGCCCGACGATCAAGGCAAACAAGTACGTGGAAAATAAAGCGGTTTTTTGGAATTGAATTTCTATTCTTCCTTCTTTGATTTCTTCCTTGGAAGCAAGAGTGTTATGAATGTATTTCCAATCCTTCGGTCCGCTCAGAGAAAGTTCGTACGTTGCTTTGAGATCGGGTTGATCGAAGCAGGGAAACATTCGATGCGCTTCGAACGGTTCGAAATCCGTGTGAAGATATTCCGAACCGTCCGCAGGATCTTGAAATTGATGAAAGCCGGAGCCGCTATGATTGTATTCGTTCGTATATTTGATCTTAATTTCGTTTTTTCCGGACTTGAGAGAATCGCCGGGAAGATCGAGAGAAGAATCCGTCTTTGTATAGCCGGAGTATTCTTTTCCGTTTAACAAGAACACTTCGATCTTCTTTGTGACAAAATCGATCTTGAGTTTTCCTTTTCCTTTGCCCGTATAGAAGAATAGAATTTTTGTCTCTCCTTGATAGGTGGGAGATCCGGCTTTCAAATCCAAATGAATGGAGTAGCTTACTTGATTAACAAGGTTCGCTCTTTCAAGGGCTTCTGTTTGTGTGAGTATGTTGGGAGCATCCATTCTATTCTTCTTCCTTTACATGATATCTTTGAGTTCCATCTTCCGAAGTCGAGGAGCGATCGCTCCTACAAAACCGACCGTGAGAAGAGTGAGCGCGCCGCCTGCGACGATGGATCTGCGAATTCCCAACCATTCTGCGGTCACGCCGGATTCGAATTCTCCTATCTCGTTAGAGGAACCGATGAAGATATGATTCACGGCAGATACTCTTCCTCTCATATGATCCGGAGTGTGCATCTGCACGATGGTATGGCGGATCACGACGCTTACCATGTCAAAGGCGCCAGCGGCCATGAGACAAAGAAACGCAATTCTCCAATCCGTAGAAAAACCGAAAAGAACGATACAAATTCCGAAACCAAAAACACAGGAAAGAAGAATCCAGCCGGAATTTTTTTTCGGAGGTCTTGCCGCGATGAAGAAGGCGCACAAGACGGCGCCGACTCCTTGTGCGGAGCGGAGCATTCCGAAGATCTCCGGACTTTGACCTAAGATTTTTTCGGTAAACGATGGAAGAAGCGCGACAGCGCCTCCGAAGAGAACGGCAAAAAGATCCAGAGAAATCGCACCGAGAATGATCTGATGACTGGAAACAAATTTCCAACCGGAGCTAAGGCTCTCCCAAATCGTTTCTCCGATTTCAGGTTTTTCGGGGACCGGTTTGCTTTTTACAAGAAGCATCATCAAAAATCCGGAACTCATAAGGAGAAGATCTACCGAATAAGCGATGTAAAGACCGAGGACGATCAACATCCCTCCGGTGAGAGGACCGAGAACAAGAGAGGTCTGCCAAGCAATTCCACTCCAAGTCGCGGCGTTCGGAAAGGTTTCTTTATCCACGAGTTGTGTTTGAAATGCCGCGGTCGCTGGATTGAGAAATCCCCTTGCGATTCCCGAAAGAAAGATCACTCCATAGATCGGATAAACTCCGAAGTCTCGTAAAATCCATTCCATATTAGGAACTACTAATATAAGAAGAAGAAGGGAACAGATGGAAAGAAGTCCCAGAGCGGAAGAAACGATTCTTTTTCTTGGAAAGGAATCGATGATGAGACCGGAAAACAAAGCCATCGTGATCGAAGGAATCGCTTCGGTAAGGCCGATAAATCCAACGTGAAGATTACTTCCGGTGAGGTGATACATCTGCCAGCCGACGACGGTCGTTTGGATGCTGATCGAAAGAGTCACCATAAACTTACCGAGGAGAAAGGAACGGTAGTCGGCGACTTTGAGAGCTTGAAAGGGATCGTGTTTTTTTAGAGTTTGTGTCATCGTTTAGTTCTTAAGTGGATGTTTGATAAAATACATGCCCATTGCGGCGACCATCATCCCGTGATGAAGGATATTTTCAGAAATGAGATTCGGAATATTCTCAAGCGGTGTTTCAAAGATTTCGATTTGTTCGCTATCGTCCAGATCTTGGTCGTAAAGTTTATGAACGTTTTTCGCGACGAAAGTATGACACCAGTTGTTTAAGATCGCCGGATTGCCTGTTACCTTACCGAGGTATTCCCAATCTTCCGAGACGTAACCCGTTTCTTCCACGAGTTCTGCTTGAGCGGATTCCAAGAGCGTCGCCTTTTCCGCGATTCCTCCGGGGATTTCCAAACTGAAACG
This genomic interval from Leptospira stimsonii contains the following:
- a CDS encoding alkane 1-monooxygenase, with the translated sequence MTNLKRYSFIVCFLVPAFAVLGFYLGGAYNFLTFAIVFGVLPILDVLVGADPSNPVEEEVPSLQNEFYFRFLTYVWAWVQIALVIWALYEIQTKELTGLEWFGFVLAIGINAGGIGITVAHELGHKSKKIEQWYSKFILMTVCYMHFFIEHNRGHHVNVSTHEDPASSRKGESFYKFYPRTVFGSYFSAWKLEEKRLSKLGKSSWSLENEMISSTVIPLLFIGIVTAGLTFYTGRFSWEVPAFFFAQSFIAFSLLEVVNYIEHYGLQRKEIAPGKFEKVLPIHSWNQNFAVSNAFLFQLQRHSDHHANAGRRYSALRHFEESPQLPYGYEVMVLVALIPPLWYKIMDWRLEDWKKKYYGNSNSETVRSAV
- the pepN gene encoding aminopeptidase N, whose amino-acid sequence is MDAPNILTQTEALERANLVNQVSYSIHLDLKAGSPTYQGETKILFFYTGKGKGKLKIDFVTKKIEVFLLNGKEYSGYTKTDSSLDLPGDSLKSGKNEIKIKYTNEYNHSGSGFHQFQDPADGSEYLHTDFEPFEAHRMFPCFDQPDLKATYELSLSGPKDWKYIHNTLASKEEIKEGRIEIQFQKTALFSTYLFALIVGPYEVWEDKYKNIPLRILCRKSLSKFMDAENIFAITKESFAFLESYFEVPYPYGKYDQIFVPEFNMGAMENVGAVTFSEHYIFRSPRIYSEYLGRANTIYHEMVHMWFGNLVTMKWWNDLWLNESFADYLSYYAMSQGKLFPDALEHFYVREEWAYREDQLSTTHPIAGTAENTLDAISNFDGISYSKGASVLRQLMYYIGEESFRKAMRKYFQKFANSNTVQNDFLDTMSETSGIDIRGWSKEWLDTTGVNTLLPEWKEDHLLIRQLPSEKNGLYRTHALEVTIFSLKGDSFETVWKDRIVVKGKETILPYKHVSGSSEIVVLNTNDHAYAKTYLPKDSIVLLKTSLNKLKDRFSRRILWGSLWQMTRDAEISPKDFLEIVFSQGIKEEDLSVRSSHILTKASSIAASYLKKENREEWSTKLNELAKKGILDPETKDEEKIVWYRILEGTSRNQNQLNYLRDLLDGNVKIPGIKIDQERRWSILTRLSAFGIKDALDLIEKELKTDTSDLGTKKAYGAKVAFPNAGTKEDAWKEFNDPKTKFSTDMLRYGMRGFYWDHQEDILKIYEEKYFQHVIKIYKERDSHFSSAFGNILFPNVEPNQDLVDRTNRFLKEEKEIPALLKKDLKQHRDDLERTVKILSKQ
- a CDS encoding MFS transporter; translation: MTQTLKKHDPFQALKVADYRSFLLGKFMVTLSISIQTTVVGWQMYHLTGSNLHVGFIGLTEAIPSITMALFSGLIIDSFPRKRIVSSALGLLSICSLLLLILVVPNMEWILRDFGVYPIYGVIFLSGIARGFLNPATAAFQTQLVDKETFPNAATWSGIAWQTSLVLGPLTGGMLIVLGLYIAYSVDLLLMSSGFLMMLLVKSKPVPEKPEIGETIWESLSSGWKFVSSHQIILGAISLDLFAVLFGGAVALLPSFTEKILGQSPEIFGMLRSAQGVGAVLCAFFIAARPPKKNSGWILLSCVFGFGICIVLFGFSTDWRIAFLCLMAAGAFDMVSVVIRHTIVQMHTPDHMRGRVSAVNHIFIGSSNEIGEFESGVTAEWLGIRRSIVAGGALTLLTVGFVGAIAPRLRKMELKDIM
- a CDS encoding NUDIX hydrolase — its product is MKPFHPESYDPFSHLWSKANRKDLIQTPIFKLVSWHTTSPDQKVSKDFFHLESLDWVNVIALTPENKILLIDQYRHGIHRFSLEIPGGIAEKATLLESAQAELVEETGYVSEDWEYLGKVTGNPAILNNWCHTFVAKNVHKLYDQDLDDSEQIEIFETPLENIPNLISENILHHGMMVAAMGMYFIKHPLKN